In one window of Pieris brassicae chromosome 10, ilPieBrab1.1, whole genome shotgun sequence DNA:
- the LOC123714817 gene encoding eukaryotic peptide chain release factor GTP-binding subunit ERF3A isoform X1 has protein sequence MSNNGAPDSWENQAEVVGEKGANDSNELSPKTFSTLNVNAVEFVPSFCTKASQDESPTKSQKSESSPTSSEGSPVMNGCGEGDNGDNVAASASPRVEEPPPVPPATAVAPVPEVPPDDSSPTADSWENEADNALLTEDNNEADEEETEPQEDGELAKKVPKKKPPRVEDTRSKKEHVNVVFIGHVDAGKSTIGGQIMSLTGMVDKRTLEKYEREAREKSRESWYLSWALDTNQEERDKGKTVEVGRAYFETDRKHFTILDAPGHKSFVPNMIGGAAQADLAVLVISARKGEFETGFDRGGQTREHAMLAKTAGVKHLVALVNKMDDPTVNWEEKRYNECRDKIMPYLKKLGFNPAKDLSFLPVSGQTGQGLLERVSEEVCPWYRGPSFIQLIDELPSLNRKMDGPFIMPVVDKYKDMGTVLMGKVEAGTTRKGSLLFLMPNRVHVTVDQLWSDDIEVTSIGPGENVKVKLKGIEEEDVSPGFVLCDTIDPITTGKVFDAQVVILEHKSIICAGYSAVMHIHCAAEEVTVKALICLVDKKTGDKSKTRPRFVKQDQVAIMRIECAGIICLEPFKKFAQMGRFTLRDENKTIAIGKVLKVVE, from the exons ATGTCCAATAACGGTGCTCCGGACTCATGGGAAAATCAAGCTGAAGTTGTGGGTGAAAAAGGTGCAAATGATTCTAATGAGTTGTCTCCGAAAACATTTTCCACGTTGAACGTAAATGCCGTGGAATTCGTGCCTTCTTTTTGTACTAAAGCCTCTCAGGATGAATCACCAACAAAGTCACAAAAATCTGAAAGTAGTCCTACGAGCTCTGAAGGAAGTCCGGTCATGAATG ggTGTGGTGAAGGTGATAATGGTGACAATGTCGCAGCCTCAGCATCACCACGTGTTGAAGAGCCTCCTCCTGTTCCACCCGCCACAGCAGTGGCTCCTGTCCCTGAAGTTCCACCAGACGACAGCTCACCAACTGCTGACAGCTGGGAAAATGAAGCAGACAATGCACTGCTTACGGAAGACAACAATGAAGCAGATGAAGAGGAAACTGAACCACAG GAGGATGGTGAATTGGCAAAGAAAGTTCCTAAGAAAAAACCTCCACGGGTGGAGGACACGCGAAGCAAAAAGGAACATGTAAACGTTGTATTTATTGGACATGTAG ATGCTGGTAAATCTACAATTGGTGGGCAAATCATGTCATTGACTGGAATGGTGGATAAGAGaacattagaaaaatatgAGCGTGAGGCCAGAGAGAAATCTAGAGAATCATGGTACTTGTCATGGGCACTTGATACTAACCAAGaag AACGTGACAAGGGAAAAACGGTGGAAGTGGGAAGGGCGTACTTTGAGACTGACAGAAAGCATTTCACTATCCTGGATGCGCCAGGACACAAAAGTTTCGTTCCCAACATGATTGGTGGTGCTGCTCAGGCCGACCTTGCTGTTCTT GTAATTTCGGCGAGAAAAGGTGAATTCGAAACGGGATTCGACAGAGGGGGACAAACGAGAGAGCATGCCATGTTAGCGAAAACGGCTGGCGTGAAGCATTTAGTAGCACTTGTTAATAAAATGGATGATCCCACTGTCAACTGGGAAGAAAAAAG ATACAATGAATGCAGAGACAAAATTATGCCATATCTGAAAAAACTAGGATTTAATCCAGCTAAAGACTTATCCTTCCTGCCAGTTTCTGGGCAGACTGGGCAAGGATTATTGGAAAGA GTGTCAGAGGAAGTATGTCCATGGTACCGTGGTCCGTCCTTCATTCAACTCATTGATGAGTTGCCTTCTCTCAACAGAAAGATGGACGGCCCATTTATAATGCCAGTGGTTGACAAATATAAGGATATGGGAACAGTGCTCATGGGCAAAGTTGAGGCTGGCACTACCCGCAAGGGaagcttattatttttaatgcctAACAGG gTTCACGTGACTGTAGATCAACTATGGTCTGATGATATTGAAGTGACATCAATCGGTCCTGGTGAAAATGTGAAAGTTAAGCTTAAAGGAATTGAAGAAGAAGATGTGTCACCTGGTTTTGTACTTTGTGATACTATTGATCCTATTACTACTGGTAAA GTATTTGATGCTCAAGTAGTAATTTTGGAACACAAGTCCATTATTTGTGCGGGATACTCAGCCGTTATGCACATACATTGTGCTGCCGAAGAAGTCACTGTAaag GCACTGATATGTCTAGTTGATAAGAAAACCGGTGATAAGTCAAAGACGCGGCCACGCTTTGTTAAGCAGGACCAAGTGGCCATCATGAGGATAGAGTGTGCCGG
- the LOC123714817 gene encoding eukaryotic peptide chain release factor GTP-binding subunit ERF3A isoform X2, with protein MSNNGAPDSWENQAEVVGEKGCGEGDNGDNVAASASPRVEEPPPVPPATAVAPVPEVPPDDSSPTADSWENEADNALLTEDNNEADEEETEPQEDGELAKKVPKKKPPRVEDTRSKKEHVNVVFIGHVDAGKSTIGGQIMSLTGMVDKRTLEKYEREAREKSRESWYLSWALDTNQEERDKGKTVEVGRAYFETDRKHFTILDAPGHKSFVPNMIGGAAQADLAVLVISARKGEFETGFDRGGQTREHAMLAKTAGVKHLVALVNKMDDPTVNWEEKRYNECRDKIMPYLKKLGFNPAKDLSFLPVSGQTGQGLLERVSEEVCPWYRGPSFIQLIDELPSLNRKMDGPFIMPVVDKYKDMGTVLMGKVEAGTTRKGSLLFLMPNRVHVTVDQLWSDDIEVTSIGPGENVKVKLKGIEEEDVSPGFVLCDTIDPITTGKVFDAQVVILEHKSIICAGYSAVMHIHCAAEEVTVKALICLVDKKTGDKSKTRPRFVKQDQVAIMRIECAGIICLEPFKKFAQMGRFTLRDENKTIAIGKVLKVVE; from the exons ATGTCCAATAACGGTGCTCCGGACTCATGGGAAAATCAAGCTGAAGTTGTGGGTGAAAAAG ggTGTGGTGAAGGTGATAATGGTGACAATGTCGCAGCCTCAGCATCACCACGTGTTGAAGAGCCTCCTCCTGTTCCACCCGCCACAGCAGTGGCTCCTGTCCCTGAAGTTCCACCAGACGACAGCTCACCAACTGCTGACAGCTGGGAAAATGAAGCAGACAATGCACTGCTTACGGAAGACAACAATGAAGCAGATGAAGAGGAAACTGAACCACAG GAGGATGGTGAATTGGCAAAGAAAGTTCCTAAGAAAAAACCTCCACGGGTGGAGGACACGCGAAGCAAAAAGGAACATGTAAACGTTGTATTTATTGGACATGTAG ATGCTGGTAAATCTACAATTGGTGGGCAAATCATGTCATTGACTGGAATGGTGGATAAGAGaacattagaaaaatatgAGCGTGAGGCCAGAGAGAAATCTAGAGAATCATGGTACTTGTCATGGGCACTTGATACTAACCAAGaag AACGTGACAAGGGAAAAACGGTGGAAGTGGGAAGGGCGTACTTTGAGACTGACAGAAAGCATTTCACTATCCTGGATGCGCCAGGACACAAAAGTTTCGTTCCCAACATGATTGGTGGTGCTGCTCAGGCCGACCTTGCTGTTCTT GTAATTTCGGCGAGAAAAGGTGAATTCGAAACGGGATTCGACAGAGGGGGACAAACGAGAGAGCATGCCATGTTAGCGAAAACGGCTGGCGTGAAGCATTTAGTAGCACTTGTTAATAAAATGGATGATCCCACTGTCAACTGGGAAGAAAAAAG ATACAATGAATGCAGAGACAAAATTATGCCATATCTGAAAAAACTAGGATTTAATCCAGCTAAAGACTTATCCTTCCTGCCAGTTTCTGGGCAGACTGGGCAAGGATTATTGGAAAGA GTGTCAGAGGAAGTATGTCCATGGTACCGTGGTCCGTCCTTCATTCAACTCATTGATGAGTTGCCTTCTCTCAACAGAAAGATGGACGGCCCATTTATAATGCCAGTGGTTGACAAATATAAGGATATGGGAACAGTGCTCATGGGCAAAGTTGAGGCTGGCACTACCCGCAAGGGaagcttattatttttaatgcctAACAGG gTTCACGTGACTGTAGATCAACTATGGTCTGATGATATTGAAGTGACATCAATCGGTCCTGGTGAAAATGTGAAAGTTAAGCTTAAAGGAATTGAAGAAGAAGATGTGTCACCTGGTTTTGTACTTTGTGATACTATTGATCCTATTACTACTGGTAAA GTATTTGATGCTCAAGTAGTAATTTTGGAACACAAGTCCATTATTTGTGCGGGATACTCAGCCGTTATGCACATACATTGTGCTGCCGAAGAAGTCACTGTAaag GCACTGATATGTCTAGTTGATAAGAAAACCGGTGATAAGTCAAAGACGCGGCCACGCTTTGTTAAGCAGGACCAAGTGGCCATCATGAGGATAGAGTGTGCCGG